DNA sequence from the Geobacter sp. AOG2 genome:
GCGCAGGCCGCCACGAGCATGATCAGCCCCGCCGCGAGCGCCACGGGAAGCATCGGTCGCACGAATCTCATTTCTTACCTCCCTTGAGGTCAAAGGTCATATTGTAGGTCAGGCGGACGAGCCCTTTTATCTCTTCGGTGAACTGGGGGTCCCTGCCGTAGCTGAAATCGCCGGAAAGGGCCAGGGCGGGGGTGATGTGATACCCCAGGGACGCGGTCCCCTCCCAGGCGCTCTTCTCGTTGTAGATCTTGTCCTTGAAGATGTAATCCACACCGTCGATGGCGGCGAAGTAGGTCTTGGAGTCGTGCAGGGCATAGGCGTGCAGTTCGTGATAGGAGGCGCTGGGATTGGTGCCGATGGCAAAGCCGGAACCGGCGCGCAGGTAGTGGTAGCCGAACCCGGCGCGCACGGTGTTGTCCAGGAAGCCCACCCGGGCGTTTATGCCGTAACGGTCGGCGTTGCCCAGCTCGCGGGTATAGTGCTTGTAATCAGCGGCCAGCTCGATGGCCTTGGCAAGGTCGTAGGAGGCCCTCGCCCCCACGGAGCGGGACTTGTCGCCCGGATTGAAGGTATTGGAGAACATGGCCCAGGAGGCCAGGTAGCCCTGGTCGCGGTACTCGTTGAACTCGCCGGAAACGACCAGGCCGCGGATCGGCTTGACGTTGAGCAGGTAGCTGTGCTCGGCCACGGTCCGGGTCTCGGTGTTATAGCTCGAATGCCCGATCAACTCCACCATGCGGAAGGGGCTCAGCCAGATGTCGCCGCCGATCAGGCGGTGGGTGACGTTGCTGTAGCGCAGGGTCACGCCGTCGTCCAGCGTGCTGGTCAGTTTGGGGGCGTTATCCTCGTACACCGCCGAGAACCCCAGGTCCAGCATCCCCTTGTAGCGGTAGCCCGCCCGGCCGCCGATGATCGAATCCCCCTTGCCGTCGGTCTTCTCGCCGTACAGGTGTTTGGTATGCACCGTGGCCCCGCCGAAGGCCGACAGGCTGAAGCCCAGCGGCAGGTCGGTGCGGGCGCTCACGCCGTCCACCTGCTCGTTGGCGATCCCCTCGTGCACAAAGAGGCGGCCCAGGCGGACATCGGCATTGGCCTCCTTGAAACGGTACTGGAGATACCCATAGGTGAAGCTGCCGTCCACCTTGTCGTTGTTGTAGCTCTTGTCGGCCAGGTCGGCGCGGCCCCATCCGTAGAGATGCAGGGAGAGATTGCCGTCGGCCAGCTTGTCCACATCCAGGCCCAAAAACTGGGTGGCTGGCATCAGGTCCTGCTTGGGCGACCCCGAAATGTCGCGCTGCTCGAAACGGAAGATGGTGGTGGCGTCGACGGCGGTTTCGGCCGCCAGGGCGGCGGCGGGGAGGGTCAGGAGAGAAGCGGCAGATAGCAGGCGGCAGATGGTCTGTTTCATGGGCATGCTCCTGTACGGAAAATAAGAACGCCGTTATGGGAAATCGAAGGAACTATACCACAGGTTTTAAATTTGGCAAATAAAAAGGATGGTTTTAGTCTTATTTAACGGTATTGTGTACGGAAAAAGGCCGGACAGAAAAGTCCGGCCTTTTGGGTGAAAATAGGGCGGCGATTACGGGCCAGGCGGTCTCGCTGGGGCGTTTCCGTTTGTAGTCCAGCCGGTTGAGGGGATGGACGCAGGCCTTGGCCGAGGCCTCGATGATATCGGTGGAGGAGTTCTTGTCCGCCACGGGGGCTACGGGATCAGGTTCGACATATAAGTATTCTCGACGGCCCCCTCCCGTGAAACCGTTTTTGGGTTTGTGGACAGATGTGTGTTGTGGGTGCGGCGCTTGCGCGGGAGGGTGTGGGTCAATATGATACAAATCAGAGCTTCCGAAGAGGATTCGGGGGCTTTTTTTGTGTGATGTCGGGGGGTTGAGGATAAGACGGCTGAAATGGTCTTTTTATGTTAATTTTTTTAACATTTCGGGGAGAGTGTTAATTATTTTAACATATTGATTTTGCGATTGAATTTTATGGGAGCGGAGAGTAGAAGGGTATGAGTTTCTTAATGTAATGCATTTCCTTCAACAGGATCATGGAATGGCGAAAAAGGAGAGCTTTCTTGAAACGCTGATCAAAGCGCCCTGGTGGGTAAGCGCAATCCTGTTGGTGGCGGGAAACGTCATAATCCGTATTGCCGTTCCCGCATGGTACTCGGGAGCGAGAACGCCGGGGCTCTTAGGCCCGGCGATTCAAAGTGCGGCGCCCACTGTCGCCAACCTGTTTTCGCTGGCGATGGTTGCCATATTGCTCTTCTCGTTAATCAGAGAAAAATTCCCCCAGAGAGAAACAACCCCAAAAAACGAATTACCCTATAAAAGCAGAGAAGTCCTTTTTACCCCCGCCGAATTGAATTTCCTGAATACCCTGGAACCATCACTCAAAGAAGATTTCAAAGTCTACGGCATGGTGCGCTTGTGCGACATCATTGAGACAAAGAACAATCTGGACAAAAGCACGCAACAGAGAGCTTTCAACAAGATCAGAGCCAAGCATGTGGACTTCGTGATCTGCAATGCGCGGAGCCTTGCCATTGAGATGGTGATAGAGCTTGACGACCGTAGCCACGAGCGAAGGGATCGGATCGACCGGGATGATTTTCTGGATGCAGCGCTGGAGGCCGCACATGTTCCGTTCGTCAGGTTTGCGGCCAAGCGGGCGTATACCCTGCGAGAGCTTCAAGCCAAGTTGGGCGGTTTTGTCGTAGCGGCGCAAGAGCCGGTTGCGGGTAAGGCTATGGAGGTTGCAGAGCCTGAGCCGGTGATAGCCAAACCGGCACCGGCGAATGATGGTGAGAGTTGCGCTACGTGTGGCAGCGACATGAAGCTAAGAGAGAAGAAATCCGGTGAGGAAGCGGGGAAGAAGTTTTGGGTGTGTACCCGGTACCCTGAATGTCGGGGTGTGGTGCCGTATGTTGAGGCGAAGTGGTTTTAGGGGTGTTTGGGGCTGGTGAGTCGATTAGTAATTAAATAAATGAATAGGTAAGCGGCCTGGCCCTTTATTGTTTCCAAGATGGCTCGCCGGAGGCATGGATAATGAATATGCGGCCTCTATATGATTCTTTTGAATTGGAGAAGATATCGCTATGAAAAAAGATCAAGTTTTAGAAATTCTTCAATCTAATGGGTTTATTCTCGATGAAGAGAAGCCCCTTCAATATGGTGCCCAGCTGAAATTCTCAAATGGCTCGGTCGTGAATGTATTTGATAAAGGCACAATTACTCCTCAAGGCAAAGATATTGAACTTGTAAAGAAGCTCTTGGGCCTGGCACCTGGAGGTAATAATGTGGTGGCGCCGGTTGCGGTAATAAAGCCCGCGAGTAAAAACAAGGTATTTGTTGTTTACGGACATGACGAACAAGCGAGAACAAGGCTTGATGCAATGTTGCGCCGATGGGGGCTTGAACCGCTAATTCTCGATCAATTGCCATCTGAAGGTCAGACTATCATTGAGAAGCTTGTGAAGTATGCTGGTGAGGCAAGCTTTGGCGTGGTTCTGGCTACTCCAGACGATGTAGGCTATCGTGCGAGTCATCCCGACGAAAAGGCGTACCGTGCTCGTCAAAATGTCGTGCTTGAATTGGGCATGCTGCTTTCCCGGCTCGGCCGTTCACATGTTGCCATTCTTTTAGGGCAGCAAGAAAATATGGAGCGACCTTCGGATATTCAGGGTCTTATCTACATACCTTTTAAAGATAACCTTGAGAAAGACGCCGGACTACTCCTAGCAAAGGAAATGGCGGCGGCAGGATATCAAATTGATGTTGCTAAAGTGTAGAAGCACAGCTATGGGGCAAAGCTGTTTTTGTTGAAGACCGTCTAAAAATCGTCTGCTCTCTTTTCACTTCGCAAACCATCAAAATTTGGCCAAGTTAATGATATGTATATAAGCGGGGATACCCCAGTATATATATTTAATTTTTGGAGAAACTATGACAGTAACCGAAACAGAACAAAAGCTATTGGTAAAAATACAATCTCTAAATGAAAATGATTTTACAAGAGATGTTTTAATGCCGCTGTATAGAAGTTCCGGATATGAAAAAGTTGATTTCTATGGCGGACCTTATGAAAACGGTAAAGATTTAATATGCTGGAGGAGAGATTCATGGGAGGATGTAGAATTAGTTGTTGTACAGGCAAAGTGCTACGAGCCATCTGGAAGGGCATCGGACGACAAAAGTTTTATTGAAATTGTTAGGCAAATATTACAGGCTGCAGAAACCCCGATCCCACACCTAGACGGCAATCAATACAAGCCAATATCTATTGAAATAGTTACACCATTTGTGGTTGATACTAGGGCTCTTGAAACTGCTTTTTACACTCAAACTGCTATTAGGAATTATAAAATAAAAGTGGTCGACGGAATATACGTTATAAAAAATTTAAGGAAACATATTCCAAAACTTGTCATGAAATTAATAGGTAGTGGACCGATGGTCAACGACATAATGACAAGGTCCTTAAATAATATTGATTTAAGGAATGCGTTAAACGTGTACCAGTTAAAAGAGTTGGATGATGTCTATTGCGACCTTGATTTTACGGTTGGGAATATTACTACTAAACTTTTGTTATCTTTTAAATTGAAGCCAAGTAATATTGTAGTAACCTACACAGAAGAAAGATGGCAACATTTTAAATGTTTTTGTGAAGAACTAAAACACGAAATGGGTATTGATATTTTAGTTGAAAAAATTAAAGATATTGAAAAAAGATATAACAGAGATATTTTGGCTATAAATAAAGCTGTAACAAAAGTTAATAAACTTAAAAATGCTTTAGATGAAATAGGTGTTAGTAATGTGATAAATTCAATTACAGATCTAGTTGCTGACGAAGAAAATGATTGCATACAATCAATAGCATATAGAATGAAGGAGATAACATCTAATTATTATCGAATTGGTTCAAAAAATCTTGATGATTATATAGAGTATACTAATCAAATAGATGATGAAATATATGAACTAAAAAAAATAACAAAAAAGATAGTGGGCACCAAGCTTTTAAATTATCTTGCTTTCTACGATAAAACTTTGAAAAAATCAAAAAAAATAGAGAATGAATTATCTGATATGCAAAGAAAAGTAAATGATGTTAGGTATATTGCGACTATTAATGGACCAAGCCTATGCAGTGCCATTGCAGACAACCAGAAACACCTGAAAGAAGAAGTATCGAATTTATTGAAAAATGAGAGAACGCCATCCAAGGTATTAGAATTTATTACAAAATGCGAATTAATATTAAAAAATACTGAAAAGTTATTAAATTACGAATATTTATCAGAAGCCGCGGGATTATCGTCTGATATGCGGTTCGTAAGTATTGACAAACTAGATAGGATAAATTTTTCTGTTCATGAAATTTTTGACTCAGGACAGGATTTTGTCATATTTGGAGAAGCTGGTGCGGGTAAGACTACGACACTACAGTCCTATGCCAGAAAAACAATTGAAACCAGTAGGAAAGAAGTGGTTTTTTATATACCATTAGCAAGGTCATTCTATAGATTAGAGATCATAAATCCCACTGAATTTAATTATGTTGAATTTCTATATAAAGCAATTATTAAACATTTAATGTCACAAGAAATAGTAATTGATATCACTACTATTAGAGATATAGCAGACAATAAATCTACTTTATTTATTTTTGACGGAATAGATGAAATAATTGATAAAATACCTTGGATAATTAATGCAATTATATCATTCAAACAACAAAATCCTAAAATACAAATATTAACATCATCAAGATTAAGTGGAAATTATATAAATAATATCCCATTTGTTGGGCTAACCTTGTTGCCATTTGATGATGAGCAACGTGAGGCATTTTTTCGATCATGGTTTAATGATCCTCAAAAACTACAGGCTGTAGTAAATCACTTACATAATACACCTGATTTGAACGATATCGTTAGAAACCCACTTCTTGCTACTATTTTATGTGTTATAGCAGAATATGATATACCTTTACCTGAATCAGAAATTAGACTGTATGAAGAGAGAATGAGTTTATTGCTTGGTTCATACGATAAAGAAAAGCTCAGCAACCGATTGAAGTCACATTATCGAGACCTTATTAAAGTTGCGTCAAAAATTGCCTTTATATTGCACCGCAAAGAGGCACGATATTCAGGCAAAGATGAAATAGTTGAAAAAATGTGCGATTTCTACCAATCTTCAATTGCACCAGATAAGATTGCGCTTGCTGTAAATGAGCTGATTGATCCTTGTAATATCCTGATGCCTATGACGGATGATGGCCAATATGGCTTTGGCCATCTGAGATTTCAAGAGTATTTAGTCGCATGTGAATTGAAAGAGAACAGATCTATAAAATTGCTGGATTATTTGGATAAAACTTTTTGGAGAGGAGCATTTATTTTGTTGTCGAAAATGAGTGATGACATACATCATTTAGTTGATGAGCTTGTGAATAGGGGGGCGCTTGCTCGTTATACTGAGACCATTGAATTAATGCTGAAAGCCAGACCACAAAGTGAACAGGCATCTTTAATGGAGCTTGTACAAATGAACACAGGGTTGGATCATCGTGGATCAAGCCTGTAAAGGAGAACCCATAAGGGTCAATTTTGACATTTAAACATTTGAAGATACTATTGCTTTGATCGCCTAAATTCGGCTAGGAAGTCCATCGGAGTCAGACCTCAAGCCGGTACAAGAGAACATAAATATCTTATAAGCCATACTTATAGCCATACAATAGTATGGCTTTTTTATTTCATTCCCTGCTATGGTAAAACAATGACCAAGGCGTCTCTTTCGTTGAGGCGCAGTATGCCTTTGCCGACCTTCACCGTGTGATCGCCGAAGACGTGAACCATAGCGAAGACGAAAAGCGTTATTACTGCTTCGGCAAGGTCGGAGAGGGAATTATGACGGTACGTTTTACGTACCGGGAAAATGTCATTCGGATATTTGGAGCCGGGTACTGGCGGAAAGGCAAGGCACTGTATGAGCGCGAAAATAAAATACACGGATGAACCGATGGACGATGTGCGGGTGGTTGCCGATTTCCTCCCCTCCCCTGAAGAGCTGGCGTTTCGCGAGGAATCGGTAAAGGTGACGATCTCCCTGAGCAGGAAGAGTGTCGAGTTCTTCAAGAACGAGGCGGCAAAGCATCATACCCAGTATCAACGCATGATCCGCCAGTTGCTGGACAGCTATGCCGATGTGCAGTCGCAACAGCGCCCGTCCGGGCGCTCAAAAAAACTGCGCGCCGGTTAAGGCTGAAAATCCCCCCTGGTATCCCCAACCCCTCCGCCCCACAACCGGACCCTTAAACGACCGAAGGCCGGGCGCAACTGCCGCCCGGCCTTTTGGGTGAAAACAGGCTGGCGATTATGGTTCAACCGGGGGACTAATAAGGGGACAAATACTAAATCAGTTATTAGGGGATAAATAAGTAGCCTGTTTATTACTCCCGTCCTTGGTAGTGAAGCCTGGCCCGCCCCCCATCATTGGCGGATCAGGCTTCGATACCCTCTCAGGCCAGTTGGAAACGGCCGACCAGGCTCTGCAGGTCCTGGGCCTGTTTCGCCAGTTGCGAGGCGGCAGAGGCCGTCTCCTCCGCTCCGCGGGCGCTTTGGTTCACTACTTCGCTGATCTGCTGGATGTTGCCGGTTACCTCGCCGGTGGTGGCCGTCTGCTCCTCGGCGGCCGTGGCTATCTGGTTCACCTGCATGGTCACTTCGTTGATCCGCTCCAGTATCTCCTCCAGGGCCTCGCCCGACTTCCGGGACGATGCCGCCCCTTTCTCTACCTCGCGGACACCCTCTTCCATGGCCTTCACCGCAGCCTTGGTTTCGGTCTGGATCGCCTTGATCATCTCGCCGATCTCGCGGGTCGCCTTGGTGGTCCGCTCGGCGAGCGCCCTGACCTCGTCGGCGACTACCGCGAAGCCGCGACCCTGATCGCCGGCCCTGGCCGCCTCGATGGCCGCATTCAGGGCCAGCAGGTTGGTCTGGTCTGCAATGTCCTCTATGGTCCCGACGATCTGCCCGATCTGGTCGGAGCGATTGCCCAGAGCCTCGACGGTCAGTGACGTCTGACGTACCCGGTCGGCAATGACACTCATGCCGGTAATGGTCTCGTTGACCACCTCCGCACCGGCAGTGGCCGACTCGGTGGTCTTGCGGGATGCTTCGGCGGCCATGGAGCAGTTGCGGGCAATGTCGGTCGATGTGGCGGATAACTCTTCACTGGCGGTGGCGACGGTGTTGGTCTGGAAAGCCACCTCTTCCGCCCCCGTGGCAATCTGGGCGGACGTCGAATGCAATTGGCTGGAAGCCGAGGCAATACCGGTGGAAATGTTGGACGTCTGCGAGAGCGTATCCCTGAGTTTGAGCACCATGGTATTCATGGCGGCCATCAACTGGCCGGTTTCGTCCCTGGATCGGACAACGGCGGAAACCGTAAGATTGCCTTCGGCGATCTCTCCAGCGATGTCAACCGTCTCTTTCAATGGTTTCGTGATGCTCCGGGTGATTATCAGCGACATGATGAATGCGAACAGGAAGGTAAACAAGCCGACCGACAGCAGGGTCAGTCTCATGGAGCCGATGGACGCGACCATGCTGCTCGTCGAGTCGTTTGCCTCGGTTATCTGCGCTTCCTTGAAGACTCTGGTCTGTTCCGTGAGGGATTTGGATACCTTGTCGAATTCCTCCATCATCTTGTTGCCGCTTTCAATGCCCTGGCTGACATAGGCACTTGCCATCTTTTTACCCAGCCCATGGAACGCGAGGAAGGTCTTTTTAAGCTCTTCGATCTGATTCAAGGACTTTGCATCATTTTCCCTGCGAAACATCTCCTCAAATATGGCCGTATCTGCAAGAAATTTCTTCGCCGCTTCTTCGGCATCCTTATAGCCGCCCGGATCGTGGGTGGCGCTGACATCCGTCAGGAACTGCTGCACCTGGACGACGTTGAAGGCCATGTCTGCGGCAACAAGAGCAGAGGGAACGCTTTCGTTCTTGATTTGGAGCGACCTGGATTTCATCCGCGAAAGCGACATCGTGGAGATGATCACAAATATGGCGATAACCGCCAGAATAACCCCAAACGTCAGACCTAATCGTACCCCAATCTTCAGATCGGAAAACTTCATGGTCACGGCTCCTTGTCTGTTTATAACCGGGCGCACATTAACAGCGCGCCCGTCGGATTTTTTCTCATTAAAATACGTAACCCTGCCATAGTCAACGAAAAATTTTCATGTAACAGGTCTGTAACATACGGATATTTTTCTGAAATCCCGATGAGCCGGCCCGATGGGAAAGGTCTGTAAACACGCTAACCTGTTGCTTCGAGGGCAGTTAACGAACATGAAACACTTTTTTAGGTTTTTGCCGGCCGTAACGCCGAACAGGCGGCGAACCCCGCCAATCACAAATAAATATTTTACATCATCGCAACATTTGAGATGCGCTAACAATACGTCACGTTTTTGCGACAGCCGCAGACAGAAAAAAGGCCCCCGTATGGTGTCAGGATGCGGGGGCTAATGGGAGGTCGGGACTACTAGGGGGCCAGGCCTACAAATTTCAAATTTTCAGCGAGAGCCAGCGAACGTTTTTGAAATCTGTAGGCCTGATAATCATCTGAAAGGCACCTCCCGGATTATCGAGGGGGCACAAACTTGCTGATATGCTTTTAAGGTGGCTCGCTCGGAGGCATGTTCGACATTTAAACATCCCCAACCCCTCCACCCCACAACCGGACCCTTCAAACGACCGAAGGCCGGGCGCAACTGCCGCCCGGCCTTTTGGGTGAAAACAGGCTGGCGATTATGGGTCAGACGGTTTCGTTGAGACGTTTCTGTTTGTAGTTCAGCCGGTTGAGGGCGTGGACGTAGGCCTTGGCCGAGGCCTCGATGATGTCGGTGGAGGAGCCCTTGCCCACCACGATATTGTTCCCTTCGGCCACGCGGACCGTGACCTCGCCCTGGGCGTCGGTGCCGCCGGTGATGGAGCCCACATTGTATTGCACCAGCTTGGCCTTGGTCTTGGTCAGCTTCTTGATGGCCTTGAGGGCGGCGTCCACCGGTCCGTCGCCCAGCTCGGCGGTGCGCACCGGCTCGCCGTCGATCTCCAGCTGCACCGTGGCGGTGGCCACGGCGAAGGAACCGCAGGTGACGGTGATGTGGCCCAGCTTGTACTTCACGTCGTCGCGGGATTCGTCCACCACGATGGCGTCCAGGTCTTCGTCGAAGACCTCCTTCTTCAGGTCGGCCAGGGTCTTGAAGCGCTCAAAGGCGCGGTTCAGCTTGTCGTCGTCCAGGTCGTGGCCCAACTGCTCCAGGCGCTGCTTGAAGGCGTGGCGGCCGGAGTGTTTGCCCAGCACCAGGGCGCTGGCGGACAGCCCCACCGATTCCGGGGTCATGATCTCGTAGGTGGATTTGTCCATCATCATGCCGTGCTGGTGGATGCCCGCCTCGTGGGCAAAGGCGTTGGCCCCCACGATCGCCTTGTTGGGCTGGACCGCGATGCCGGTGATGTTGGTCAGCAGGCGGCTGGCCGGGGTGAGCTGGTCGGTGGCCACATTGGTGGTGAAGGGGAGGATGTCGTGGCGCGTGCGCAGGGCCATGACGAATTCCTCCAGGGAACAGTTGCCCGCCCGCTCGCCGATGCCGTTGATGGTGCACTCCACCTGGCGCGCCCCGGCCTGCACGGCGGCGATGGAGTTAGCCACCGACAGCCCCAGGTCGTTGTGGCAGTGGACCGAGATGATGGCCTTTTCGATGTTCCGCACATTCTCCTTCAGATAGGAGATGATGTTGAAATACTCGAAGGGGATGGTGTAGCCCACCGTATCCGGGATATTCACCGTGGTGGCCCCGGCGTCGATCACCGCCTCCACCACTTCGGCCAGGAACGGCAGCCGGGTCCGCACCGCGTCCTCGCAGGAGAACTCCACGTTGGGGGTATAGGAGGCCGCGCGCTTCACCGCCTTGACGGCCGACGCCAGCACCTTGGCCGGCTCCATCTTCAGCTTGTACTGCATGTGGATGTCGGAGGTGGCGATGAAGGTATGGATGCGTCCTTTCTCCCCGGCGTATTTCAGCGCGTCCCAGGCCCGGTCGATATCCTTTTCGCTGGAGCGGCACAGACCGGCGATCTGGGGTCCCTTGATCTGCTGGGCCACCAGCCTGACCGCCTCGAAATCGCCGTCGGAAGCAATGGGGAAGCCGGCTTCGATCACGTCCACGTTCATCTTCTGGAGCTGTTTGGCCACCCGCAGTTTTTCTTCGATATTCATGCTGTTGCCGGGGGCCTGTTCGCCGTCCCGCAGCGTGGTGTCAAAAATCCTGATGAGTTGCCGGTCGTCCTGCTTCTGTTTTTTCGTCGGTGCCTTTGCCATGTCTCGCTACGCTCCTTTCCTGGTTGTACACAACGCCGTCCGTCCCGGTGAAAGTATATCCCTTTTCGGGCCTCGCGCTTTGCCGGGACGATAATTCCGGCGTCGTGGTATGGTGATCGAAAATAAAAAAAGCCTCCGCCCCAAACAGGGGCGAAGGCTTTATAAGCGCATTCGCGGTACCACCCTTTTCACCCGGCGCACATCAGCCTGCCGGGCCTCGATTCACCCTTGACGCGGGAGTACGGCTTCGGCTAGCCAGCGGTTCACCGGAGCGGCTCTGAGGCGAGTTCATCATTCGCGCTTACCGGTTCGCACCAACCACCGGCTCTCTGGGAAGCCCGAAACGACTACTACTCCTCTTCGTTGCCTTTCAAATGTTCTTCATCATAAAAGGAATAATTCGGCAAAGTCAAGCTGTTTTATTTTCAGCAGGGTGCATTTGATAATGACAAACAAAAAAGGGGCTGTAACGTTGGTCGCACACATGCGGCTAACACCACACGTGGTGCCACAGTCGCCCCGGATTCCTCTATTTATAAAGGCTCGGGCTCATATTTGGGACGGTAGTGCCCGTATTCCGACGTCGGGTTGCGCCTGGCCGCCCAGTCGAGCAGGGCGTCCAGAGCGGGACAGAGCCCCTTTCCCTGCTCGGTCAGTCCGTAATCAACCTTGGGCGGGACCTGGGGATATATCGTTCGCTGAACGATTCCATCGGCTTCCAAAGCACGCAGCTGCTGGATGAGCATCTTTTGCGTAACACCGGGGATGGCCCGTTCCAATTCCGAAAAGCGCATGATGCCGTTCGAGAACAGGTTCATGATGATCAGCAGCTTCCATCTGCCCTCAAGGACCCTGAGCGCGTCTTCCAGCCCCACGGCCGCGGCGGTCGGCGTTATGTTTTCCTGCTTACTTTCCGGTGAGTACCCGACTTTTTTGTGTGTACTTGACATATTCGCACCCTAATATGAAACTTGAATAAAGTCAAAGCGTAGGTTCGGAGTGGGGAGCGAATCCAAGGAGGTAAGACCATGAAAGGCGAATTTTCCGGGAAAAAAGCGTTGGTTACCGGGGGCACAAAGGGCATGGGACGGGCTATCGCGCTACGCCTTGCCGAGGGCGGGGCGGATGTGATCGCCGCCGCGCGGGAGATCCCGCCGGACTTCCCCCTGAACAGCATTGCGGCGGACGTGTCCTCCGCCGAAGGGACGGACAGGATCATCGAGTATGTCAAAGGCGTGCACGGCGATCTGGACATACTGGTCAACAATGTCGGCGGCTCAAAGTCCCCCACGGGTGGGTACATCAACCACACCGACGACGAATGGCACCAGATGTTTGAGTTGAACCTGTTCGGTGCGGTGCGGCTGGACAGGGGTTTTCTGCCGGCTATGACCAGGAGGGGGAGCGGGAGCATCATCCACATCTCCTCCATCCAGAGCCATAAACCCATCTACGAATCGACCCTTGCCTATGCGGCTGCCAAGGCGGCGTTGAACAACTACAGCAAGGCCCTGTCACTTGAGGTCGGAAGGCACGGCGTGCGCGTGAACGTCATTTCTCCCGGGTTCATCGAAACCGAGGCGGCCGGCGCATACATCCGGCAGATCGCAGAGGATAAAGGCATATCCCTCGACGCGGCGCGCCAGGGGATAATCGACTTCATCGGCGGCATTCCCCTCGGAAGGACCGGGCGTCCCGAAGAGGTGGCGGAGCTTGCGGCCTTTCTGGCATCGGACCGGGCGGCCTGGATAACGGGCGTCGAGTACAGAATAGACGGCGGAACCATCCAAACCCTCTAGGAGGCATCATGCCGGCATACGTATTGTTTATCAGGGAACGGGTCAAGGATCGGAACGAGATCGAGGCATACAACAAGCTGGTTCCCCCCGCAATGGCCGGGCGGGATGTGAAGCTCCTGGCGGTCTACGGGAAGTCTGAGACGCTGGAGGGGCCGGAGTCCCAGGGGGTCGTGCTGCTGGAGTTCCCGTCCTATGAGGAGGCCATGGCCTGGTATGACAGCGCGGAATACCGGGAAGCGAGGGCGCATCGCTTTCTTGGCGCGGATTACCGGGTGATCGTTACCGAAGGAGCGTAGCAGCGGTCCTTCCCCTGGGGAAAAGGGGGGGCGTCCCTGCCGCGCGTTGCAGGAGGCGTTCGGGGAATTCA
Encoded proteins:
- a CDS encoding oxidoreductase, whose translation is MKGEFSGKKALVTGGTKGMGRAIALRLAEGGADVIAAAREIPPDFPLNSIAADVSSAEGTDRIIEYVKGVHGDLDILVNNVGGSKSPTGGYINHTDDEWHQMFELNLFGAVRLDRGFLPAMTRRGSGSIIHISSIQSHKPIYESTLAYAAAKAALNNYSKALSLEVGRHGVRVNVISPGFIETEAAGAYIRQIAEDKGISLDAARQGIIDFIGGIPLGRTGRPEEVAELAAFLASDRAAWITGVEYRIDGGTIQTL
- a CDS encoding helix-turn-helix domain-containing protein, which encodes MSSTHKKVGYSPESKQENITPTAAAVGLEDALRVLEGRWKLLIIMNLFSNGIMRFSELERAIPGVTQKMLIQQLRALEADGIVQRTIYPQVPPKVDYGLTEQGKGLCPALDALLDWAARRNPTSEYGHYRPKYEPEPL
- a CDS encoding 2-isopropylmalate synthase; translation: MAKAPTKKQKQDDRQLIRIFDTTLRDGEQAPGNSMNIEEKLRVAKQLQKMNVDVIEAGFPIASDGDFEAVRLVAQQIKGPQIAGLCRSSEKDIDRAWDALKYAGEKGRIHTFIATSDIHMQYKLKMEPAKVLASAVKAVKRAASYTPNVEFSCEDAVRTRLPFLAEVVEAVIDAGATTVNIPDTVGYTIPFEYFNIISYLKENVRNIEKAIISVHCHNDLGLSVANSIAAVQAGARQVECTINGIGERAGNCSLEEFVMALRTRHDILPFTTNVATDQLTPASRLLTNITGIAVQPNKAIVGANAFAHEAGIHQHGMMMDKSTYEIMTPESVGLSASALVLGKHSGRHAFKQRLEQLGHDLDDDKLNRAFERFKTLADLKKEVFDEDLDAIVVDESRDDVKYKLGHITVTCGSFAVATATVQLEIDGEPVRTAELGDGPVDAALKAIKKLTKTKAKLVQYNVGSITGGTDAQGEVTVRVAEGNNIVVGKGSSTDIIEASAKAYVHALNRLNYKQKRLNETV
- a CDS encoding DUF1330 domain-containing protein; its protein translation is MPAYVLFIRERVKDRNEIEAYNKLVPPAMAGRDVKLLAVYGKSETLEGPESQGVVLLEFPSYEEAMAWYDSAEYREARAHRFLGADYRVIVTEGA